In Massilistercora timonensis, the following are encoded in one genomic region:
- a CDS encoding Asp23/Gls24 family envelope stress response protein, with translation MKGCISTDLGIITVDPEVVAKYAGTVAVECFGIVGMAAVNVKDGLVHLLKKESLTRGIQVMISEENHITLNFHIIVAYGVSISAVTENLISNVKYRVEEFSGMPVDKINIYIEGVRVID, from the coding sequence ATGAAGGGATGTATAAGCACCGACCTTGGTATCATCACCGTAGATCCGGAGGTTGTGGCAAAATATGCCGGAACCGTTGCGGTGGAGTGTTTTGGGATCGTGGGAATGGCCGCGGTGAATGTAAAAGACGGACTGGTCCATCTTCTGAAGAAGGAGAGCCTGACCAGAGGCATCCAGGTGATGATTTCGGAGGAGAACCACATCACTTTGAATTTTCATATTATCGTGGCGTATGGAGTCAGCATTTCCGCAGTGACGGAGAATCTGATCAGCAATGTGAAGTACAGGGTGGAAGAATTTTCCGGAATGCCTGTGGACAAGATCAATATCTACATCGAAGGCGTCAGGGTCATCGATTAG
- the rpmB gene encoding 50S ribosomal protein L28, with protein sequence MAKCAICQKGAHFGNHVSHSHRRTPKMWKSNVKSVRVKTENGATKKMYVCTSCLRSGKVERA encoded by the coding sequence ATGGCTAAATGTGCTATTTGTCAGAAGGGAGCTCATTTTGGAAATCACGTGAGCCACTCTCATAGAAGGACACCTAAGATGTGGAAATCAAATGTAAAGTCTGTTCGCGTAAAGACAGAGAATGGTGCTACGAAGAAAATGTATGTTTGCACTTCCTGCTTAAGATCAGGCAAAGTGGAGCGTGCATAG